In Edaphobacter aggregans, the sequence CGCCTCCTTGAAGCGGAGCCATGGCCCGAACTGATCAGCCGTATTCACAGCGATCTGCGTCGCCCTGTCTGCGCGGACATCGCGACCATAGAAGACGCAATTGCAGCAGAAAGTGCCGGAGCCGATGCAGTCGCGACCACTCTTTATGGATATACCTCGGAAACTCGAGGTAATAGGACTGTCTGCTGGTCGTTGTTGGAACAACTCGTGGTCCGCCTGGAGATTCCTGTCATCCTCGAAGGACACGTAACGCATCCGCAAGAGGTGCGCAGAGCCTTAGACATGGGAGCTAACTCCGTGGTGGTTGGTTCGGCAATTACACGTCCTGAAACCATTACTTCCCGATTCGTGGAGGCAACACAGCGCTGACGAGTCAGCCCACCATGACTACTTGGTGACGCGTGCTTACGCAATCGTAGTAGTTGGGATGCGGATGGAAGCACGATAGCGGTCGCCGCGGTAACGGGAGCAGGCGGCCTCAATCGGAGTCTCCTCTGTTGTTACGATGATTCGCGAAATAGACAGAACTGGGGACTTTCGCGGTATAGTCAGCAACTCGGACTCTTCGCGGGTCGAAGGAAGTGCCTCGATGACCTCATCGGCCCAGGCCACCCGAACTCCGTAATTTTCACGAAGAATGAAATAAAGTGACTGTTTTGCAAAATCGATTCTCTCCAACCCAGGGAAGAGCTTCAACGGTATATGGGACTCTTCGAGTGCCATCGGGATACCGTCGGCTAGCCGTAAACGGCGCAGTAGCATGACAGGTTCTTCCGGCTCAACTTTCAGCTTTGCAGCCACATCATCTGTCGCATGTACTACAGATTGTTCCATCAGCTTTGAGCTAGGGACCATGCCCCGCTGCTTCATATCTTGGGTGAATCCCATCAGATGCATAATGCTCTTCTCGAGCTTCGGCCGAGTAACAAATGTGCCCCGTCCCTTCTGACTGATGGCGTAGCCACTGGTCTTCAGGCCGTGGAGGGCTTGCCGCGCAGTCATTCTGCTTACACGATAAGACCGCGCCAGTTCCTCCTCGGAGGCAAGCGGGTCTCCCTCAGATAGCTCGCGAGAGTGGATCCTCTCCATCAGCGCGCGCTGAATCTGGTAGTACAGCGGGATGAATCCGTTCTTGTCTAAGGGCTGAACGGTTGATGTAGGCACAGTCTGTAATTTCGGCACTCTATCTCCTAAAACGTTTGAAGCCAGCTGCAAAAGTAAACCAACAAATATGCTTTCTGCCATGTTTATTCGCAATGCCTTTACGTGAGGCATTATGCGACGGGCTGCTTTCGACAGACACGTCTTTCTGAAGGCAATTTGTTTCTAATCGTGAAGCAGTGCAGTTGTCTATACATTTCTTTCCGCGGTGGCCTAGGACTGTACTACAACGTAAACCACCTGTGCACCTTGCTTTACAGGAATTTGCATGCTGGCACGACCTGCTTTTGACAGCTTTTTTCGCCCTTCACGGATCTTTTATCTTGTCATCGACGTACAGTTGTCTATACAGTAGGTGAACCTGAATATCCGAGACATGCAACATCGGAAAACGCACGGCATTCCATCACTTGAAACACGATGCGAAGCGAAAGACGTTACTCAGTTTCACTCAGGCCCTAAGACAAATTTGAACGGAGGTCCACAATGAGAGCACGCCTAGCCCTATGCACTTTCATAGCACTTCTTCTCAGTTGTTCGATTACAAGGGGACAGACAATTACCGGGTCCATCACAGGCACAATCACTGACCCCAGCGGAGCCGCAGTTGGTGGTGCCGCAGTAACGGCCATCAACGTCGATACCGGCGTCCAGACTCCCACAACAACCAACCGAGATGGCGTCTATATTCTCCGCTTCCTTCAGCCGGGGCACTATAAGCTTTCGGTCAAATCCACCGGTTTCAATCCGACGACGGCCGGCCCATTCACTCTTGAAGTCGGTCAGGAAGCCAGGGTCGATGCGAAGTTGAACCTTGGTTCTGTCACCGAAAATGTCGTCGTTACTGCAGCGGCCCCAATCCTAAACACCGAGAACCCGACCACGGGCGACACCATTACCTCAAGCCAGGCCACGGAACTCCCGCTGCAGGCGCGTAACTTCTCCTCACTCACTACCCTTGTTGCTGGTGCTCTTACCGTCAATCCCATGGCGCAAAACAGCATCCAGCGTAGCGCGTACAACGGCGGCTTCAACATCAACGGCAATCGCGAGCAGTCCAACAACTACACCCTCGACGGTATGGACATCAACGAGGCGATCGACAACTACATCGGCTATAGCCCCAACGTCGATGCTCTCGGCGAAATCCACATCATCTCCGGTAACGCGACCGCCGAGTACGGCAATGCCAACGGCGGCCAAGTTGTCATGATCACCAAAAGCGGTACCAATCAGTTCCACGGTAACGCTTTCTGGTTTATCGAAAACACCAATCTCAACGCCAATAGCTGGACCAACAAAAACACCCCCAACCCTGCTGACTTCGGTCCTGTGCCGACCATCAACCGCGGCATCTTCGGTGGCACCTTCGGTGGACCTCTCATCCACGACCGGCTATTCTTCTTCGTTGACTATCAGGGCGCACGCCAACATGGGAGCACCAACGAGTTTCGCTCAGTAGCCACCAACGCCATGCGCGCCGGTTTTGCGCCAAACCTCGGTCATAACGTCCCCATCACCAATCCTGTAGCACAATTCTTGCTTGCTCACCCCGAGCTATACCCTGCTCCCAACGTTCCCAGTAACAACGCCAATGGCATCACGAATAACTACAGCGGCAGTTACGGCACTGCAACCCATAACGACCAGGGTGACGTTAAGATCGATAGCAAGCTAACCTCCAGAGACAACCTCTCGGGACGTTTCACAATAGGTCGTGAAAACGACGGCTATACCAAGGTCACGCTGCCGACCGATATCCCATCCAATAACTCCAACCCCTATACCGGCTTCGTTCTCAACTGGACTCACACCTTCTCGTCAAGCATCGTCAACGAAGCGCGAGCCGGCTATGGACGCACCCGCTACAGAACCACTCCCGTGGATATCAGTGGCAAGTTCGGTCTCACAGGCAACCAACAACTTGGTATCCCCGGCACGCAGATCGTGCCTGGTATTCCCACCTTCGACTTGACTACCGCCGTATCACAACTTGATCCGATTGGTACCACTCTCCAGAATCCCAACAACGGTTCCTATGCTGGTATCGATTCCGACAGCATCGTCAATGCCTATACCTATGGAGACAACCTGAGCTGGCAGTTTCACCGCCACACACTTAAGTTTGGTGCGCAGGCGCTCCGTTACCAGCAAAACCGCTACTACTCTGGCAACGACGGTGCCCTGGGTTGGTTCATCTACAAAGGTACCTTTAGCGGCACTTCCACCATTAGCGATCCATGGGCCGACTTCCTTGAGAATAAAGCCTTCAGTTTCGGACAGGGCGCCGTCACCGGGCGTTGGGGACAGCGTCAGTGGCGCGATGCTCTCTTCATCCAAGACGACTACAAGATAACCCCCAACCTCACCATCAATCTCGGTATGCGCTGGGAGTGGGACCAGCCTATGTATGAGGTCAATAACAAGCAAGTCAACTTCAACCTCACCACAGGCGCAATCGAGTATGCCGGTCAGAATGGCAACAGTCGGGCTCTCTATAGCAGCTTCTGGGGTGGCTTCATGCCGCGTGTTGGCTTTGCTTACTCTCCGGATCGATTCAATGGAAGATTCGTCGTTCGCGGCGGATACGGCATCACCAACTTTCTTGAAGGCACCGGGGCAAATCTGCGCCTGACTCTAAATCCGCCCTTCTTCGTAGATTCATCTTCTGTGTCGAATGGAACGAGTTTCTTCCAGACGCAAAATGGATTCCCGCGTCCGCCGAATGCGGGCGATCCTTACGCAACGATCGCAAATGCCAATCTTCGGGCCTGGGATCCCAAGCTCAAGCCCGCTCTAATTCAGCAGTTCAACCTGACGACCGAGACACAGATCAACAACGCTACCTCTCTGGTAGTTGCTTACCTCGGCCAAAGCGGTAGCCATCTCGTCGACCCACGCGAAGGTAATCAAAGGTTATGCCCAACCTGCGCGTATCCCGTTTCGTTGCTCCCTGGATTTGCAGGTAGAATCCCGGACCCCTCAAACATCATCATCAGTCTCACCGAATCTGCAGCAATGATGAACTACAACGCGCTCCAAGTGACACTCCGGCAGCGTGTAACCAGAGGTCTTGAATTTTTCACCAACTACACTTGGAGCAAGTCCCTCACCAATAACCTCGGCTACTATGGCGCGGGCGGCGGAGCCGCAGCCTCGCAGAGTGCCTACTGGCAGAACTCCTACGACGGCGGAGCAGATTATGGCCCGGCGTACTTTGACGTTACCCACAACTTTTCTTTCGCTGGCTACTACGATCTGCCCTTTGGACGTGGCAGGCAGTTCGGATCCGATATGAATCGCTTCGTTGATCTGGCAGTCGGCGGCTGGAAGGTGGGCGCAATTGCCACTCTTCATTCCGGCTTGCCAATCACCATGTTTTCCAACCAGTTTTACCCGGTCAATCAGCGTACCGACCGTGCTAACCACTATCGCAAACTCGTCATTCGCAACCGTTCTGTAACCAACTGGTTCGGTACGGATCCGTCCGCAACTCCATGTACTTCGGATCACGACAACGGAATCTGCGCGTATGGCGAAGAATCGTCTACTGGACTCGGTACTGCTGCAGTTGGTAGTGAACGCGCACCGGATTACCACGATTTAGATGCCGCACTCAGCAAAGCCTTCAACATCACCGAGAGCAAGCATCTGGACTTCCGGGCTGACTTCTTCAACGTCCTTAACACCACCAGCCTGGCGCCCCCGACCAACAACGTCTCGGGCGGTATCGGTCTGATCAACTCAACCGTCTCAACTGAACGCCAAATCCAGCTCGCGCTGAAATTTGTCTTCTAACCTTCAACCGCCAACCAGTAGGAACACCACGCAATCTCGACAAAGCAAGGGAGCGGGTAGGCTAGATGCCATCTGCTCCTTTGGCATTTAAGAAGTTGTCTGATTTCCAAAAGCAACCTCTACCGGAGTGTTATGCGCTTTTGCCCAAAGCCGCACCATCGCGGCCAAGTCTGCATACTAACCCATCAGCTCGGATTCCAGCTGCCAAGCGAAGTGAACTAAGGCGGCACAGAACTGAGAAAAGCTATGGAAAGAGCTGGGATTGCTCTATGATCCATTGCGGCCAATTCCGAAAATCAACAATGCACACGACCGAGCAGTAAAGGCGAGCGGTGTCGCTCCACTGCGTCTGTACGACCTCCGGCACACGTTTGCTACCAGGGCAGCAATGTCTGGAATTTACCTCGTCACGCTAGCCGCAATGTTGGGCCACTCCAGAATTCAAATGGTGCTCCGTTATGCACACCCTACCCAGGCGCATCAGGCTCTCGCAATGGACAAACTCGAATCTTTCAATGCGACTCAACTGATCAGCGAATTCGAAAGAGAACTCATCGCTATCCAGTGAATGGAAATAGACAGTCGTGTAATGGGTCCCACAAAAGTCCCCACAGTCTGATACGGGGGAACTTTTTGTTATTGAGTTATGTTATTGAAAATTTTGGAGGCGCGGGTCGGGATCGAACCGACGCATAAAGGTTTTGCAGACCTCTCCCTTACCACTTGGGTACCGCGCCTCGGGTGGGCTATTCACTTTGAAGCCCCTCTGAATTGTAGGTGAAGTGTACCGCAGGCAGGGGGTTTTTGGAGCGGGAGACCGGGGTCGAACCGGCGACATCTTCCTTGGCAAGGAAGCACTCTACCACTGAGCTACTCCCGCGCTCACATGTACAAGTATAACGGCCAAGCCCCGTATGGTCAACGCGCGGAGACCTGCGTCTTTACAAGTGCAAACGATAGGCACAATTTCTGCATCTCACTTCATCAAGTGACGGTCTGGGGGAATTTATAACCGGCATGGCAGTTACAGCAACAGCGACGCAGGGGCAAAGGGAAATGCAGCATTGGCAAGCGCTGCTGGACTCCGCCGGCGAAGGAATCTGGGGGCTGGATCCAGAGGGGAGA encodes:
- a CDS encoding N-acetylmannosamine-6-phosphate 2-epimerase yields the protein MPQRLTSSGASVFTLLQNRLIVSCQAAQDDPLDHIDTLTRMAASVIRGGAGGLRAEGAERIAAFRAMTDLPIIGIIKAYDANGDVYITPDFKSAQAVNNAGADLIALDCTSRRLLEAEPWPELISRIHSDLRRPVCADIATIEDAIAAESAGADAVATTLYGYTSETRGNRTVCWSLLEQLVVRLEIPVILEGHVTHPQEVRRALDMGANSVVVGSAITRPETITSRFVEATQR
- a CDS encoding GntR family transcriptional regulator, with protein sequence MPKLQTVPTSTVQPLDKNGFIPLYYQIQRALMERIHSRELSEGDPLASEEELARSYRVSRMTARQALHGLKTSGYAISQKGRGTFVTRPKLEKSIMHLMGFTQDMKQRGMVPSSKLMEQSVVHATDDVAAKLKVEPEEPVMLLRRLRLADGIPMALEESHIPLKLFPGLERIDFAKQSLYFILRENYGVRVAWADEVIEALPSTREESELLTIPRKSPVLSISRIIVTTEETPIEAACSRYRGDRYRASIRIPTTTIA
- a CDS encoding TonB-dependent receptor; its protein translation is MRARLALCTFIALLLSCSITRGQTITGSITGTITDPSGAAVGGAAVTAINVDTGVQTPTTTNRDGVYILRFLQPGHYKLSVKSTGFNPTTAGPFTLEVGQEARVDAKLNLGSVTENVVVTAAAPILNTENPTTGDTITSSQATELPLQARNFSSLTTLVAGALTVNPMAQNSIQRSAYNGGFNINGNREQSNNYTLDGMDINEAIDNYIGYSPNVDALGEIHIISGNATAEYGNANGGQVVMITKSGTNQFHGNAFWFIENTNLNANSWTNKNTPNPADFGPVPTINRGIFGGTFGGPLIHDRLFFFVDYQGARQHGSTNEFRSVATNAMRAGFAPNLGHNVPITNPVAQFLLAHPELYPAPNVPSNNANGITNNYSGSYGTATHNDQGDVKIDSKLTSRDNLSGRFTIGRENDGYTKVTLPTDIPSNNSNPYTGFVLNWTHTFSSSIVNEARAGYGRTRYRTTPVDISGKFGLTGNQQLGIPGTQIVPGIPTFDLTTAVSQLDPIGTTLQNPNNGSYAGIDSDSIVNAYTYGDNLSWQFHRHTLKFGAQALRYQQNRYYSGNDGALGWFIYKGTFSGTSTISDPWADFLENKAFSFGQGAVTGRWGQRQWRDALFIQDDYKITPNLTINLGMRWEWDQPMYEVNNKQVNFNLTTGAIEYAGQNGNSRALYSSFWGGFMPRVGFAYSPDRFNGRFVVRGGYGITNFLEGTGANLRLTLNPPFFVDSSSVSNGTSFFQTQNGFPRPPNAGDPYATIANANLRAWDPKLKPALIQQFNLTTETQINNATSLVVAYLGQSGSHLVDPREGNQRLCPTCAYPVSLLPGFAGRIPDPSNIIISLTESAAMMNYNALQVTLRQRVTRGLEFFTNYTWSKSLTNNLGYYGAGGGAAASQSAYWQNSYDGGADYGPAYFDVTHNFSFAGYYDLPFGRGRQFGSDMNRFVDLAVGGWKVGAIATLHSGLPITMFSNQFYPVNQRTDRANHYRKLVIRNRSVTNWFGTDPSATPCTSDHDNGICAYGEESSTGLGTAAVGSERAPDYHDLDAALSKAFNITESKHLDFRADFFNVLNTTSLAPPTNNVSGGIGLINSTVSTERQIQLALKFVF
- a CDS encoding tyrosine-type recombinase/integrase; translation: MRPIPKINNAHDRAVKASGVAPLRLYDLRHTFATRAAMSGIYLVTLAAMLGHSRIQMVLRYAHPTQAHQALAMDKLESFNATQLISEFERELIAIQ